One region of Thiomonas intermedia genomic DNA includes:
- the rfbA gene encoding glucose-1-phosphate thymidylyltransferase RfbA, producing the protein MTQPRKGLILAGGSGTRLYPVTQAVSKQLLPVYDKPMIYYPLSALMLAGIRDVLIISTPQDTPRFEQLLGDGSQWGLNLQYAVQPSPDGLAQAFVIGRDFIAGAPSSLVLGDNLFWGHDLQASLKEAHAQTQGATVYAYHVHDPERYGVVEFDVTGRAISIEEKPSHPKSNYAVTGLYFYDRQVCDIAASLKPSPRGELEITDVNRVYLEQGSLQVQTLGRGYAWLDTGTHDSLLEAGQFIATIEKRQGLKVACPEEIAFRAGWIDAAQLDRLAAPMKKNGYGQYLLRLLQEGA; encoded by the coding sequence ATGACCCAGCCCCGCAAAGGCCTCATCCTCGCCGGTGGCTCCGGCACCCGGCTCTACCCCGTCACCCAGGCCGTGAGCAAGCAGCTGCTGCCGGTGTACGACAAGCCGATGATCTACTACCCGCTGTCCGCGCTCATGCTCGCGGGCATCCGCGACGTGCTCATCATCTCCACCCCGCAGGACACCCCGCGCTTCGAACAACTGCTGGGCGACGGCAGCCAGTGGGGCCTGAACCTGCAGTACGCCGTGCAGCCCAGCCCCGACGGCCTGGCGCAGGCCTTTGTCATCGGCCGCGACTTCATCGCGGGCGCACCGAGCAGCCTGGTGCTGGGCGACAACCTGTTCTGGGGTCACGACCTGCAGGCCTCGCTCAAAGAAGCCCACGCCCAGACCCAGGGCGCCACCGTCTACGCCTACCACGTGCACGACCCCGAACGCTACGGCGTGGTCGAGTTCGACGTCACCGGTCGCGCCATCAGCATCGAAGAAAAACCCAGCCACCCCAAGAGCAACTACGCCGTCACCGGCCTGTACTTCTACGACCGCCAGGTGTGCGACATCGCCGCCAGCCTCAAGCCCTCGCCGCGCGGCGAACTGGAGATCACCGACGTCAACCGCGTCTACCTGGAGCAGGGCAGCCTGCAGGTGCAGACCCTGGGGCGCGGCTATGCCTGGCTGGACACCGGCACCCACGACAGCCTGCTCGAAGCCGGGCAGTTCATCGCCACCATCGAAAAGCGCCAGGGCCTGAAGGTGGCCTGCCCCGAAGAGATCGCCTTCCGCGCCGGATGGATCGACGCTGCCCAGCTCGACCGTTTGGCCGCGCCGATGAAGAAGAACGGCTACGGCCAGTATCTGCTGCGACTGCTGCAGGAGGGCGCATGA
- the rfbC gene encoding dTDP-4-dehydrorhamnose 3,5-epimerase — MKVIPTALPEVLILEPKVFGDARGFFFESYNRQTFAADTGLDVEFVQDNHSRSVRGVLRGLHYQLVKPQGKLVRAVAGTVWDVAVDLRRSSPRFGQWVGVELSAENQRQLWVPPGFGHGFVVLSESADFLYKTTDYWYAAHERSVIWNDPQLAIDWRLEGADPQLAAKDAAAPRLAQAVAYD; from the coding sequence ATGAAGGTCATTCCCACGGCCCTGCCCGAAGTGCTGATCCTGGAGCCCAAGGTCTTCGGCGACGCCCGCGGCTTCTTCTTCGAGAGCTACAACCGCCAGACCTTCGCCGCCGATACCGGCCTGGATGTCGAGTTCGTGCAGGACAACCACTCGCGCTCGGTGCGCGGGGTCTTGCGCGGCCTGCACTACCAGCTCGTTAAGCCGCAGGGCAAGCTGGTGCGGGCGGTGGCGGGCACGGTGTGGGACGTGGCGGTGGACTTGCGCCGCAGCTCGCCGCGCTTTGGTCAGTGGGTGGGGGTGGAACTCTCGGCCGAGAACCAGCGCCAGCTCTGGGTGCCGCCGGGCTTCGGGCATGGCTTCGTGGTGCTCAGCGAGAGCGCGGACTTCCTCTACAAGACCACCGACTACTGGTACGCCGCGCATGAACGCTCGGTGATCTGGAACGACCCGCAACTGGCCATCGACTGGCGGCTGGAGGGCGCCGATCCTCAGCTTGCCGCCAAGGATGCCGCCGCACCGCGGCTGGCGCAGGCCGTGGCCTACGACTGA
- a CDS encoding DMT family transporter, producing MPSQHPPLLDPRTALLLTLPPLFWAGNAVVGRLMVGQIPPLALSFYRWLFALLLALLIVGPDLWRHREVLRRKWKSLAVMGILGVGSYNSLQYVALETTTPLNVSLITASAPVFILLIGGAFYKQPVGRAQWLGALLSMAGVALVVAKGDLAHLAALHFAPGDLIMLVAVFLWAIYTWELRQRPLGLAPMTSLAAQMIWGVVSILPFMLAERWIAGQSTHWGPQVWAALAYVSVLPSLLAYWCWGSAVGKVGAQIPAYFGNLAPLFAALLSWLFLHETIHWYHLWAALLIFAGIHVALNARKQPVPLEQEL from the coding sequence ATGCCCTCCCAACATCCCCCGCTTCTCGATCCCCGCACCGCGCTGCTGCTCACCCTGCCACCCCTGTTCTGGGCCGGCAATGCGGTGGTGGGACGGCTGATGGTGGGACAGATTCCCCCGCTCGCGCTGAGCTTTTACCGCTGGCTCTTTGCGCTGTTGCTGGCCCTGCTCATCGTCGGACCCGATCTGTGGCGCCACCGCGAGGTGTTGCGCCGCAAGTGGAAGTCGCTCGCCGTCATGGGCATTCTGGGCGTGGGCAGCTACAACTCGCTGCAGTATGTGGCGCTGGAGACGACCACGCCGCTCAATGTCTCGCTCATCACCGCGAGCGCGCCCGTGTTCATCCTGCTCATCGGCGGGGCGTTTTACAAACAGCCCGTGGGGCGGGCGCAATGGTTGGGCGCCTTGCTGTCGATGGCGGGTGTGGCGCTGGTCGTGGCCAAGGGCGATCTGGCGCATCTCGCGGCGCTGCATTTCGCGCCGGGCGACCTGATCATGCTGGTGGCCGTGTTTCTCTGGGCCATCTACACCTGGGAGCTGCGGCAGCGGCCTCTGGGCCTGGCGCCGATGACCTCGCTGGCGGCGCAGATGATCTGGGGCGTGGTGTCCATCCTGCCCTTCATGCTGGCCGAGCGCTGGATTGCCGGTCAGTCCACACATTGGGGGCCGCAGGTTTGGGCGGCGCTGGCCTATGTCTCGGTGTTGCCATCGCTCCTGGCCTACTGGTGCTGGGGGAGTGCGGTCGGCAAGGTCGGGGCGCAGATTCCGGCCTATTTCGGCAATCTGGCGCCCTTGTTCGCCGCGCTGCTGAGCTGGCTGTTCCTTCACGAAACCATCCATTGGTATCACCTATGGGCGGCCTTGCTCATCTTCGCCGGGATTCACGTGGCGCTCAACGCGCGCAAGCAGCCGGTTCCGCTGGAGCAGGAACTGTGA